The following are from one region of the Salicibibacter kimchii genome:
- the tpiA gene encoding triose-phosphate isomerase, with translation MRTPFIAGNWKMNVTDKEALAFVDAVKDRIPSSEEVESAVCAQALSLKGMQEKAGNTDLRIGAQNMHEEDHGAFTGEISAQALTSIGIDLVIIGHSERREMFNETDERVNRKLHAALAHGIMPIVCIGENVDDRDAGRATGVVREQLEQALQGVEAEQVKGCVFAYEPVWAIGTGKSSHPEEAGEMARTIRAYVHEAYGQSAAEAVRIQYGGSVKPENIGDYMADNDIDGALVGGASIKVDSFLALLEAAQ, from the coding sequence ATGAGGACGCCATTTATCGCGGGAAACTGGAAAATGAACGTAACCGATAAGGAAGCACTGGCATTTGTCGATGCCGTGAAGGACCGAATCCCTTCGAGCGAAGAAGTGGAGAGTGCGGTTTGCGCGCAAGCGTTATCGTTGAAAGGAATGCAGGAAAAAGCCGGTAACACCGATTTAAGGATCGGTGCACAGAATATGCATGAAGAGGACCATGGCGCTTTCACCGGTGAGATTAGTGCCCAGGCTTTAACATCGATCGGAATTGACCTTGTCATCATCGGCCATTCCGAACGGAGAGAAATGTTCAATGAAACCGATGAACGGGTGAATCGCAAGCTTCATGCAGCTTTGGCGCATGGCATAATGCCGATTGTTTGTATCGGTGAAAACGTGGATGACCGGGACGCGGGACGCGCTACAGGAGTCGTGCGTGAGCAGTTGGAGCAAGCATTGCAAGGGGTGGAAGCCGAGCAGGTGAAAGGTTGCGTCTTTGCTTATGAACCGGTTTGGGCGATCGGAACCGGAAAATCCTCCCACCCCGAGGAAGCCGGCGAGATGGCGAGGACCATCCGTGCATACGTTCACGAAGCGTACGGCCAATCAGCGGCAGAAGCCGTTCGCATCCAATACGGGGGCAGTGTCAAACCGGAAAATATCGGGGATTATATGGCAGATAACGATATTGACGGGGCACTCGTGGGCGGTGCCAGTATCAAGGTTGACTCATTCCTCGCGCTATTGGAGGCTGCCCAATGA
- the eno gene encoding phosphopyruvate hydratase encodes MTMIADVFAREVFDSRGNPTVEVEVVTDEGVLGRALVPSGASTGEHEAVELRDGDDRLMGKGVLQAVENVNGEIASHLVGVEVTDQLGIDRLLIELDGTTNKGKLGANSILGVSMACAYAAAQEVGLELYEYLGGFNAKILPVPMMNILNGGEHADNSVDLQEFMAMPVGAADVRSAVVIGAEIFHALKKVLKEKGHNTAVGDEGGFAPDLKSNEEALEVIMEAIEKAGYKPGKDVVLAMDAAASEMYADGNYYLKGEGVTKNADEMIDFYRGLVDKYPIVSIEDGLDENDWDGWKKLTDTIGDRVQLVGDDLFVTNTEKLSEGIARGVGNSILIKVNQIGTVTETFDAIEMAKKAGYTAVISHRSGETEDATIADIAVAANAGQIKTGAPSRTDRVAKYNQLLRIHDQLGGRSVYPGTDAFYQLDQ; translated from the coding sequence ATGACAATGATTGCGGATGTGTTTGCCCGGGAAGTGTTTGATTCCCGGGGGAATCCGACAGTGGAAGTAGAAGTGGTTACAGATGAGGGCGTCCTCGGACGGGCGCTCGTTCCGAGTGGAGCGTCAACCGGCGAGCATGAAGCGGTGGAGCTTCGCGACGGTGACGACCGTTTAATGGGCAAAGGTGTGCTCCAAGCGGTAGAAAATGTGAATGGGGAAATTGCCTCTCATCTCGTCGGTGTAGAGGTGACCGATCAACTCGGGATTGATCGCTTGCTGATTGAACTGGACGGTACTACGAACAAGGGAAAACTCGGCGCCAACAGCATTCTCGGCGTATCCATGGCCTGCGCATACGCTGCCGCCCAAGAAGTGGGGCTTGAATTATACGAATATCTCGGAGGCTTTAATGCGAAAATATTGCCCGTGCCGATGATGAATATATTGAATGGCGGCGAACATGCCGATAATAGCGTCGATTTGCAAGAATTTATGGCCATGCCCGTTGGAGCAGCGGACGTCCGAAGCGCGGTGGTGATTGGTGCGGAAATTTTCCACGCCTTGAAAAAAGTATTAAAAGAAAAGGGGCACAATACGGCAGTCGGCGATGAAGGCGGATTTGCCCCGGATTTAAAATCCAACGAAGAAGCGCTTGAGGTCATCATGGAAGCCATCGAAAAAGCAGGATATAAACCCGGAAAAGACGTTGTTCTCGCAATGGACGCAGCTGCATCGGAAATGTATGCAGACGGCAACTATTATTTGAAAGGCGAGGGCGTGACAAAAAATGCCGATGAAATGATTGATTTTTATCGAGGCCTTGTGGACAAGTATCCGATTGTTTCGATTGAAGACGGGCTCGACGAAAATGATTGGGATGGGTGGAAAAAACTTACCGATACGATTGGTGACCGTGTGCAACTAGTTGGAGACGATTTGTTCGTCACCAATACGGAAAAGTTATCCGAAGGCATCGCTCGCGGCGTTGGAAACTCCATCCTGATCAAAGTGAATCAAATCGGAACGGTCACGGAAACATTTGACGCGATTGAAATGGCGAAAAAAGCCGGTTATACAGCGGTCATCTCCCACCGTTCCGGGGAAACGGAAGACGCCACCATTGCAGACATTGCCGTTGCCGCGAACGCGGGGCAAATCAAAACGGGTGCCCCTTCGCGCACCGACCGTGTTGCCAAATACAATCAATTGCTACGCATTCACGACCAACTCGGCGGCCGTTCCGTCTATCCCGGAACAGATGCTTTTTATCAGTTGGATCAATGA
- the rnr gene encoding ribonuclease R: MVEETIEPVLTHIRDEAKKPVTVHELQEALQMDSAKDRKDLMKTLNHLEDNGQLIRTRNNRYGIPEKMNLLKGTVQAHRKGFAFILPEESGHNDVYVAPGDLAGAMNRDTVFVRIHSRSGGQSGDRAEGAVVRILERGTTRVVGTFLDYERYGFVKPDDKRLHEDVFIPKGQEHGAADGHKVVIELTKYPEGRMGAEGVVATILGHKNDPGTDILSIIHKHELPGAFPEEVQAQAAGAPDEIQTEEIERRHDLREETIVTIDGADAKDLDDAVTVKRLDNGNYRLGVHIADVSYYVEEGSAIDAEAEDRGTSSYLVDRVIPMIPHRLSNGICSLNPRVDRLTISCEMEISPEGDVVDHDIFESVIRSSARMTYTEVKEILVDQNEETREQFRSLVPLFEEMEALAAILRNKRFERGAIDFDFKEAEVEMENDGHPTDVRIIERSIAERLIEEFMLAANETIAEHFHWLKLPFIYRIHEDPAEDKLQSFLEFITSFGYVMKGRSDSIHPGALQEVLQSVKGEAEETVINTVMLRSMQQAKYDPTNIGHFGLAADFYTHFTSPIRRYPDLIVHRLIRTYLVQNKTGKKTVDHWQGRLPDIAKHSSARERRSVDAERDVDDLKKAEFMKDKIGEEFPAFVSGAANFGLFIRLENTIEGLVHVSHLTDDYYHYDERQYALIGERTANMFRIGDRVDVRVLDVNMDEPSIDFEIVGMPERKKQKPREGPKVIQGERGRPKDHKPPKNKAKGKGNGKKGKKKKNKSQ, encoded by the coding sequence ATGGTTGAAGAAACGATAGAACCGGTGCTTACCCATATTCGTGATGAAGCAAAAAAGCCGGTGACCGTCCATGAATTGCAAGAAGCTTTACAAATGGATTCGGCCAAAGATCGAAAAGACTTAATGAAAACGTTGAACCATTTGGAAGACAACGGCCAGTTAATCCGTACGCGCAACAATCGCTACGGTATCCCTGAAAAAATGAACTTGCTTAAAGGGACGGTACAAGCTCATCGTAAAGGTTTTGCTTTTATATTGCCTGAAGAATCAGGGCATAATGACGTGTACGTTGCCCCCGGTGACCTGGCCGGTGCCATGAACAGAGATACTGTCTTTGTGCGTATTCATTCCCGCTCGGGAGGACAATCTGGCGATCGGGCCGAAGGCGCAGTCGTTCGCATTCTTGAACGTGGAACCACCCGAGTGGTCGGAACGTTCCTCGATTATGAGCGTTATGGATTTGTTAAGCCGGATGATAAACGTTTACACGAAGATGTTTTTATTCCAAAAGGCCAGGAGCACGGTGCTGCTGACGGGCATAAAGTCGTAATTGAACTTACGAAATATCCGGAAGGTCGTATGGGGGCTGAAGGAGTAGTAGCTACGATACTTGGCCATAAAAATGACCCAGGGACCGATATTTTGTCGATTATTCATAAACATGAACTACCGGGAGCGTTTCCGGAAGAAGTACAGGCACAAGCTGCTGGTGCGCCTGACGAAATTCAAACGGAGGAAATCGAGCGCCGCCATGATTTGCGGGAAGAAACGATTGTTACCATCGATGGCGCCGATGCCAAGGACCTTGACGATGCTGTAACCGTGAAGCGTTTGGATAACGGCAATTATCGTCTCGGTGTTCATATTGCCGATGTCAGCTATTATGTGGAAGAAGGTTCTGCCATTGATGCGGAAGCCGAAGACCGTGGGACGAGTTCATACCTCGTAGATCGTGTCATTCCGATGATCCCGCACCGGTTGTCCAATGGAATCTGTTCCTTGAACCCGAGAGTGGACCGGCTTACCATTTCCTGTGAAATGGAAATCAGCCCTGAAGGGGACGTCGTCGATCATGACATTTTTGAAAGTGTGATCCGCTCCTCTGCTCGCATGACGTACACAGAAGTAAAAGAAATCCTTGTCGATCAAAACGAAGAGACGAGAGAACAATTTCGATCCCTCGTGCCTCTTTTTGAGGAGATGGAAGCGTTAGCCGCCATTTTACGAAACAAACGTTTTGAACGTGGAGCGATCGATTTTGACTTCAAGGAAGCGGAAGTTGAGATGGAGAATGACGGCCATCCCACAGATGTCCGTATCATCGAACGTTCCATTGCCGAGCGGTTAATTGAAGAATTTATGCTAGCAGCAAATGAAACCATTGCCGAGCATTTTCATTGGTTGAAGCTCCCGTTTATTTACCGTATTCATGAAGATCCGGCCGAGGATAAATTGCAAAGTTTTCTCGAGTTTATTACGAGCTTCGGCTATGTGATGAAAGGACGCAGCGACTCCATTCATCCTGGGGCGCTGCAGGAAGTACTGCAGTCCGTAAAGGGGGAAGCAGAAGAAACGGTCATTAATACGGTCATGTTGCGTTCCATGCAACAAGCCAAATACGATCCAACCAATATCGGACACTTTGGATTGGCTGCAGATTTCTATACACACTTCACATCTCCGATTCGCCGCTATCCGGATTTAATTGTGCATCGTTTGATTCGCACGTACTTGGTACAAAACAAGACCGGCAAAAAAACGGTGGACCATTGGCAAGGGCGGCTTCCGGATATCGCCAAACATTCGTCGGCCAGGGAACGCCGTTCCGTGGATGCCGAACGGGATGTAGATGATTTAAAAAAAGCAGAGTTTATGAAAGACAAGATCGGTGAAGAGTTTCCGGCCTTTGTAAGCGGAGCAGCCAATTTTGGCTTGTTTATCCGTTTGGAGAACACAATCGAAGGCCTTGTCCACGTCAGTCATTTAACCGATGATTATTATCATTACGACGAGCGACAGTATGCCCTCATCGGGGAACGAACCGCGAACATGTTTCGCATTGGCGACCGTGTCGATGTCCGTGTCCTCGATGTCAACATGGACGAGCCGTCAATTGATTTTGAAATCGTGGGCATGCCGGAGCGGAAAAAACAAAAACCTCGAGAAGGGCCGAAAGTTATTCAAGGGGAGCGGGGGCGCCCCAAAGATCACAAACCTCCGAAGAATAAGGCTAAAGGCAAAGGCAACGGTAAAAAAGGAAAGAAAAAGAAAAACAAAAGTCAATGA
- the gap gene encoding type I glyceraldehyde-3-phosphate dehydrogenase, producing MTTKIGINGFGRIGRLVFRAAMENDKVEVVTINDLTDADMLAHLLKYDTVHGGFAGEVNVDGDTLIIGEKKIHVSSEKDPENIDWAGRDVEVVVDATGRFTQRDEAAKHFAGGAKRVVISAPGKEVDQTFVMGVNEEDYAPEKHYVVSNASCTTNCLAPLAKALHDKYGIRRGFMNTVHSYTNDQQILDLPHKDYRRARAAAQNIIPTSTGAAKAVSLVLPELEGKLNGGAMRVPTPNVSLVDLVAELDQDVTADEVNAALKKASETNMKGILGYSEEPLVSSDYNGNNHSSTVDSLSTLTMEGNMVKVISWYDNEFGYSSRVVDLVAHMAQKGL from the coding sequence GTGACAACAAAAATAGGCATCAACGGATTTGGAAGAATTGGGCGTTTGGTTTTTCGTGCAGCAATGGAAAACGATAAAGTTGAAGTCGTTACCATTAACGACCTTACAGACGCGGATATGCTCGCCCATTTGCTGAAGTATGATACGGTTCACGGGGGCTTTGCGGGAGAGGTAAACGTTGACGGAGACACCCTCATCATCGGCGAGAAAAAAATCCATGTTTCGTCGGAAAAAGATCCGGAAAATATCGACTGGGCTGGTCGTGACGTTGAAGTGGTCGTTGACGCGACAGGGCGTTTTACCCAGCGGGACGAGGCGGCAAAACATTTCGCAGGCGGTGCTAAAAGAGTCGTTATTTCCGCTCCGGGCAAAGAAGTAGACCAAACCTTCGTCATGGGAGTGAACGAAGAAGACTATGCTCCTGAAAAACATTATGTCGTTTCCAACGCTTCTTGCACAACGAATTGCCTGGCGCCCCTCGCGAAAGCACTTCATGACAAATACGGGATCCGCCGCGGCTTTATGAACACCGTCCATTCCTATACCAACGACCAACAAATTCTGGACTTGCCGCATAAAGATTATCGACGGGCACGAGCAGCCGCGCAAAACATTATTCCGACATCGACCGGTGCTGCCAAGGCCGTTTCTCTTGTACTTCCCGAACTAGAAGGGAAATTGAATGGCGGCGCAATGCGGGTGCCGACCCCTAACGTCTCTCTCGTCGATCTCGTTGCCGAACTGGATCAAGACGTAACGGCCGATGAGGTGAACGCGGCATTGAAAAAAGCGTCAGAGACGAATATGAAAGGGATTCTCGGTTATAGTGAGGAACCGCTGGTCTCCAGTGATTACAACGGGAACAATCACTCGTCCACCGTTGACAGCCTGTCAACGTTAACGATGGAAGGCAATATGGTAAAAGTTATTTCGTGGTATGACAACGAATTCGGATATTCCAGCCGTGTCGTAGATTTGGTCGCGCATATGGCACAAAAAGGGTTATAA
- the secG gene encoding preprotein translocase subunit SecG, with protein sequence MSSIITIILIIVSVTLIAVVLMQPGRSAGLSGSISGGAEQLMGKQKARGVESFLAKATVVLAVLFFIGTVLLAYFLQ encoded by the coding sequence TTGTCATCCATTATTACGATCATATTAATTATTGTAAGTGTCACACTGATCGCGGTTGTCCTTATGCAACCGGGACGAAGTGCAGGTTTATCCGGATCCATTTCCGGTGGAGCCGAGCAATTAATGGGGAAACAAAAAGCACGAGGGGTTGAATCATTCCTTGCGAAAGCGACAGTCGTGCTTGCGGTGTTATTTTTTATTGGCACGGTTTTGCTGGCATATTTTCTTCAGTAG
- the gpmI gene encoding 2,3-bisphosphoglycerate-independent phosphoglycerate mutase, whose product MRKQAPHALIILDGFALRDERYGNAVAQARTPNFDYLWNAYPHATLSASGENVGLPAGQMGNSEVGHMNIGAGRIVHQNLSLINKSIQSGTFFENEAFHHAINHVKQKNRSLHLYGLLSDGGVHSHIDHVIALLKLAKKEGLSNVFVHAFLDGRDVDQQSAKIFIVQLQAEMGKLGVGRLASIHGRYYAMDRDRRWERIRKSYDVLVYGEGHQTNDPLEAIDRSYERGVYDEFVEPTVVQLADGGPVATISDEDAVICFNFRPDRVIQLTEALAMETFSAFDRGDKHPCTLYDVTMTHYHDTFTADVAFETLQLPNTIGEVISGAGYSQLRIAETEKYPHVTFFLNGGMDTVFDGEERILIDSPKVATYDLKPEMSAEAVTKALLDTLKNDRHDAIILNFANPDMVGHSGKLEPTIAAVEAVDEQLGRIVEAIHEKGGTTIVTADHGNADEVTEVHGGAMTTHTTNPVPVIVTKAGAELRSDGILADLAPTLLMVMGISQPAEMTGQNLITNIEKG is encoded by the coding sequence ATGAGAAAGCAAGCGCCACACGCGTTAATCATCCTTGATGGCTTTGCCCTTCGGGATGAAAGATATGGAAATGCAGTAGCACAAGCGCGTACCCCCAATTTTGATTATTTATGGAATGCGTACCCCCACGCGACCCTATCGGCTTCAGGAGAAAATGTGGGGCTCCCGGCCGGTCAAATGGGGAATTCCGAAGTCGGCCATATGAATATCGGGGCCGGCCGCATTGTGCATCAGAATCTTTCATTGATTAACAAAAGCATTCAATCCGGAACTTTTTTTGAAAATGAAGCATTTCATCACGCGATCAACCATGTGAAGCAAAAGAATCGTTCCCTTCATTTGTATGGATTATTGTCCGATGGCGGGGTCCATAGCCACATCGATCACGTCATTGCCCTCTTGAAACTTGCGAAAAAAGAAGGCTTATCCAACGTATTTGTCCACGCGTTTCTGGATGGAAGAGACGTGGACCAGCAAAGTGCGAAAATTTTCATTGTACAGCTGCAAGCGGAAATGGGTAAGCTAGGTGTTGGCCGGCTGGCAAGCATACACGGCCGGTATTACGCGATGGATCGTGACCGGCGTTGGGAACGTATCCGGAAATCCTACGATGTCCTCGTTTACGGGGAAGGGCACCAAACGAACGATCCGTTGGAAGCCATTGACCGCTCGTACGAACGAGGGGTGTATGATGAATTTGTGGAACCAACCGTTGTGCAACTAGCAGATGGAGGTCCGGTAGCAACAATTTCCGATGAGGATGCCGTGATTTGTTTTAATTTCAGGCCTGACCGTGTCATCCAACTGACCGAAGCGTTGGCAATGGAAACGTTCAGCGCTTTTGACAGGGGGGACAAACACCCATGTACCCTTTATGATGTGACGATGACCCACTATCATGATACGTTTACTGCCGACGTTGCGTTTGAAACGTTACAACTCCCGAACACGATTGGTGAAGTCATTTCCGGCGCTGGTTATTCGCAATTGCGAATCGCGGAAACCGAAAAGTATCCTCATGTTACTTTTTTCTTGAATGGAGGAATGGATACGGTCTTTGATGGGGAGGAAAGAATTCTTATCGACTCTCCGAAAGTAGCCACTTATGACTTGAAACCGGAAATGAGTGCGGAGGCTGTGACAAAGGCGTTACTGGATACGCTCAAAAACGACCGGCATGACGCGATTATCCTTAATTTCGCAAACCCTGATATGGTCGGGCATTCCGGGAAATTGGAACCGACAATAGCCGCGGTAGAAGCAGTGGATGAGCAATTGGGGCGGATTGTGGAAGCGATACACGAAAAAGGCGGCACCACGATTGTGACGGCAGATCACGGCAACGCGGATGAAGTCACGGAAGTACACGGAGGCGCGATGACGACCCATACGACGAATCCGGTGCCGGTAATCGTTACAAAAGCGGGTGCAGAGTTGCGGAGCGATGGCATTCTGGCCGATTTGGCGCCGACATTGCTTATGGTGATGGGCATCTCCCAACCTGCCGAAATGACAGGGCAGAATCTAATAACAAACATAGAGAAAGGATGA
- a CDS encoding phosphoglycerate kinase, translated as MKKRTIHDLEVTGKTVFCRVDFNVPLQGGEVSDDTRIRAALPTIQFLQEKGAKVILASHLGRPKGEVVEELRLDSVARRLEELTESRVHKVDESFGVNVKQTLDQLASGDILLLENIRFEAGEEKNDADLAKQMAALADVYVNDAFGTAHRAHASTEGIARHLPSAAGLLLEKELTVLGPALEDPERPFTAIIGGAKVKDKIEVIDHLLDKVDVLLLGGGLAYTFVKAQGYEIGRSLLEEDKIALAKQFMEKAKRNRVKLLLPMDVVVADDFKEDAATDIVDVDGMPADWQALDIGPKTVEAYKHEIKASSLVIWNGPMGVFEMAPFAEGTKGVAKAMAKTAAFTIIGGGDSAAAVEQCGFAADMNHISTGGGASLEFMEGKALPGIAAIDDQTE; from the coding sequence GTGAAGAAAAGAACCATTCATGATCTCGAAGTCACCGGAAAAACCGTATTTTGCCGGGTTGATTTCAACGTTCCTTTGCAAGGTGGAGAGGTGAGCGATGATACGCGTATTCGCGCTGCTTTGCCCACGATTCAGTTTTTACAGGAAAAAGGGGCGAAAGTCATTCTTGCTAGCCACCTGGGGCGACCGAAAGGAGAGGTCGTGGAGGAGTTGCGCCTGGACTCGGTTGCCCGCAGGCTGGAAGAACTGACGGAAAGCAGGGTTCATAAGGTTGATGAAAGCTTCGGCGTCAACGTTAAACAAACGCTTGATCAACTGGCTTCAGGTGACATTCTTTTATTGGAGAATATTCGATTTGAAGCAGGCGAGGAGAAAAACGACGCCGACCTCGCCAAACAGATGGCAGCGCTTGCCGATGTATACGTGAATGATGCGTTTGGAACTGCCCATCGTGCTCACGCTTCTACCGAAGGTATTGCCCGCCACCTTCCCTCCGCGGCCGGCCTTTTACTTGAAAAAGAACTCACTGTCCTCGGTCCGGCTTTGGAAGATCCTGAACGTCCATTTACCGCCATTATCGGCGGTGCGAAAGTGAAAGACAAAATTGAGGTTATTGATCATCTTCTTGACAAAGTCGATGTTCTATTGCTTGGTGGCGGATTGGCTTATACATTCGTGAAAGCGCAAGGGTACGAAATCGGACGATCCTTGCTTGAAGAAGATAAAATAGCTTTGGCAAAACAATTCATGGAAAAAGCCAAGCGCAATCGCGTGAAGTTGCTGCTTCCGATGGATGTGGTTGTTGCCGATGATTTTAAGGAAGATGCAGCGACCGATATCGTGGATGTAGATGGCATGCCGGCCGATTGGCAGGCCCTTGATATCGGCCCGAAAACCGTGGAAGCCTACAAACACGAAATAAAAGCTTCTTCTCTCGTGATCTGGAACGGTCCTATGGGTGTTTTTGAAATGGCGCCATTTGCCGAAGGAACGAAAGGAGTGGCTAAAGCGATGGCCAAGACCGCTGCTTTTACGATCATCGGTGGGGGAGACTCCGCGGCGGCCGTAGAACAGTGTGGTTTCGCCGCGGATATGAACCATATCTCCACAGGAGGCGGCGCTTCGCTGGAATTCATGGAAGGAAAAGCGTTGCCGGGGATTGCAGCAATCGACGATCAAACAGAATAA
- a CDS encoding alpha/beta hydrolase, with protein MKIVPPKPFTFNGENGRAVLLLHGFTGSTADVRMLGRFLQKNGYTTHAPLFPGHGVPPEQLLETTPDDWWKAVEEGYGHLRAQGFEHIAVCGLSLGGLFTLKAGYTYKVNGIIPMCAPAITEKQDERLYNGLLQYAEAYKGYEKKEEQTIEKEMNDFKKDTETVLSAIPSLITTIRERLREIKMPIEIIQAGRDEMVDTGSANVIYDQVSSRQKHVRWYEEAPHVITLWEEKEIVHEHILAFLEQLDWKERSETHG; from the coding sequence TTGAAAATCGTACCCCCAAAACCGTTTACGTTTAATGGTGAAAACGGGCGCGCTGTTTTGCTTTTGCATGGTTTTACCGGCTCAACGGCGGATGTGCGCATGCTCGGTCGTTTTTTGCAAAAAAACGGGTACACGACACACGCGCCCTTGTTCCCCGGACATGGGGTTCCACCCGAACAGTTGTTGGAAACGACCCCCGATGACTGGTGGAAAGCCGTTGAAGAAGGATACGGCCATTTACGGGCGCAGGGGTTTGAACACATTGCCGTTTGCGGCCTTTCCCTCGGAGGGTTATTCACATTAAAAGCCGGATACACGTACAAGGTAAACGGCATCATTCCAATGTGCGCTCCCGCCATTACGGAAAAACAAGATGAACGCCTATATAATGGTCTGTTGCAATATGCGGAAGCATACAAAGGCTATGAGAAAAAAGAGGAACAAACCATTGAAAAAGAAATGAATGATTTTAAGAAGGATACAGAAACGGTGTTGTCCGCTATTCCTTCATTGATCACCACGATTCGGGAGCGGCTCCGTGAAATAAAGATGCCGATTGAAATTATCCAAGCTGGACGAGATGAGATGGTCGATACGGGTAGTGCAAATGTGATTTACGATCAAGTTTCTTCACGGCAAAAACATGTGCGATGGTATGAGGAGGCACCACATGTGATCACGCTATGGGAAGAGAAAGAAATAGTCCATGAGCATATTCTCGCGTTTTTGGAACAATTAGACTGGAAGGAAAGGAGTGAAACGCATGGTTGA
- a CDS encoding PRK06851 family protein, with protein MGNVKNYYAGSNSSFGFYSLYEEAVQGLEHLYILKGGPGTGKSTLIRHVGNALAEKGEAIEILHCSSDNGSLDGVIFPSLKVGIVDGTAPHVIDPKYPGVVDCIVNLGDFRDDAMLREHKEEIVELTDKIEETFSKAYETFAEARNVHDDLEAIYLRAMDFREAHQVTEELIEKIFPETKANAEIEQELTIKHRFFGAATPKGPVHFYNNLTEEAGKRYIVKGRAGSGKSTMMKKIGTHAETHGYGVEYYYCAFDPESIDMVIIPGLETAILDGTDPHEFDPNRENDEVVDMFIRCMDPSIEVEMADAIHETETSYKHLMKQGTRFLSEAKKLHDTLEKYYVEAMDFQSINRKSREVAVELINLIK; from the coding sequence ATGGGAAACGTGAAAAATTACTATGCCGGCAGTAATTCCAGCTTCGGTTTTTATTCGCTTTATGAAGAAGCCGTCCAGGGGCTTGAGCACCTTTATATATTAAAAGGCGGGCCGGGAACAGGAAAATCAACGCTGATCAGGCATGTCGGGAACGCTCTGGCAGAAAAAGGGGAGGCGATTGAAATTCTCCACTGTTCATCCGATAACGGTTCCCTGGACGGTGTAATCTTCCCTTCGCTAAAGGTCGGGATCGTAGATGGCACAGCGCCGCACGTGATAGACCCCAAATATCCCGGGGTGGTCGATTGTATCGTTAATTTGGGCGATTTTCGAGACGATGCAATGTTGAGGGAACACAAGGAAGAGATTGTGGAATTAACCGATAAAATCGAGGAAACATTCTCCAAAGCTTATGAAACCTTTGCTGAAGCCCGGAATGTGCACGACGATCTTGAAGCTATCTATTTAAGAGCCATGGACTTTCGGGAGGCACATCAAGTTACGGAAGAACTCATTGAAAAAATTTTTCCGGAAACAAAAGCAAATGCGGAAATCGAGCAGGAGCTGACGATCAAACATCGTTTCTTCGGCGCGGCAACACCTAAAGGCCCTGTCCATTTTTATAATAATTTAACGGAAGAGGCAGGCAAACGATACATCGTTAAAGGACGTGCCGGAAGCGGGAAATCGACGATGATGAAAAAAATCGGTACACACGCGGAAACACACGGTTATGGAGTCGAGTATTATTATTGTGCATTTGATCCGGAGAGCATTGACATGGTAATCATTCCGGGATTGGAGACCGCTATTTTGGATGGAACGGACCCGCACGAGTTTGATCCGAACAGGGAAAATGACGAAGTCGTTGATATGTTTATCCGTTGTATGGATCCTTCTATAGAAGTGGAGATGGCCGATGCTATCCATGAAACGGAAACGTCTTATAAGCATTTGATGAAACAAGGAACGCGTTTTTTAAGCGAGGCAAAAAAACTACACGATACATTGGAAAAATATTATGTAGAGGCAATGGACTTTCAATCGATTAATCGAAAATCACGGGAAGTTGCAGTGGAACTCATCAACCTGATCAAGTGA